A genomic window from Leishmania braziliensis MHOM/BR/75/M2904 complete genome, chromosome 19 includes:
- a CDS encoding putative seryl-tRNA synthetase, with protein MGLDIQLFRDPEMADVVRESERRRYAKPEIVDKIIEVDKHWRRTQFLTEASKKMINTCSKAVGAKKKAKEADGDSSEVPADVMSAAQEGTLDAQKLESLCILQLKELSKALTTQVEGLAKLAAEQEAERDRMVISVGNVLHESVPVSNDENTGNVVVRTFGDVTRRMKMTHVDCMERLGLMDTSKTVTAMAGGRAFVLRGGLVQLQFALISYALNFLIARGYEPFYPPFFLNKEYMGAVAQLSEFDESLYKVSGDGDEKYLIATSEAPIAAYHTNKWFTEMNEPIKYAGVSSCFRKEAGAHGRDTLGIFRVHQFDKLEQFVVCSPREDQSWKMLEEMMQTSQDFNESLGLPYRVINICSGALNNAAAKKYDLEAWFPGSGAFRELVSCSNCTDYQARSVNCRFGPNTKGSTANNTKEYCHMLNGTLCAVTRTMCCICENYQTEEGIVIPEVLRPFMMGTEMLKFPAEAPAGEKA; from the coding sequence ATGGGTCTCGACATCCAGCTTTTCCGCGATCCCGAGATGGCGGATGTAGTGCGCGAGTCggagcgccgccgctacgCCAAGCCGGAGATCGTTGATAAAATTATCGAAGTCGACAAGCACTGGCGTCGCACGCAGTTTCTAACTGAAGCTAGCAAGAAGATGATCAACACTTGCAGCAAGGCCGTCGGTGCCAAGAAGAAGGCCAAGGAGGCGGACGGCGACAGCTCTGAGGTGCCGGCAGATGTCATGAGCGCGGCCCAGGAGGGCACACTGGACGCACAGAAGCTGGAGTCGTTGTGCATTCTTCAGCTGAAGGAGCTCTCCAAGGCACTGACGACGCAGGTGGAGGGACTTGCAAAGCTAGCCGCGGAGCAAGAAGCGGAACGGGATCGTATGGTGATCAGCGTTGGCAACGTCCTGCACGAGTCGGTGCCGGTTTCGAACGACGAGAATACTGGCAACGTGGTCGTGCGCACCTTTGGTGATGTGACACGCCGCATGAAGATGACACATGTAGACTGCATGGAGCGCCTGGGCCTCATGGATACATCCAAGACGGTTACCGCGATGGCGGGCGGCCGCGCTTTTGTTCTTCGCGGCGGTcttgtgcagctgcagttcGCTCTCATCTCGTACGCGCTCAACTTCCTCATCGCCCGCGGCTACGAGCCTTTCTATCCGCCGTTCTTCCTCAACAAGGAATACATGGGTGCAGTGGCGCAACTTTCGGAATTCGACGAGTCACTCTACAAGGTGTCCGGTGACGGAGACGAGAAGTACCTGATTGCAACGAGCGAAGCGCCCATTGCTGCCTATCACACCAACAAGTGGTTTACAGAAATGAATGAACCGATTAAGTACGCGGGCGTCTCGTCGTGCTTCCGCAAGGAGGCTGGGGCGCACGGCCGCGACACTCTTGGTATCTTTCGTGTCCATCAGTTCGACAAACTTGAGCAGTTTGTCGTATGCTCACCTCGCGAGGATCAGTCGTGGAAAatgctggaggagatgatGCAGACCTCCCAGGACTTCAACGAGAGCCTTGGTCTGCCGTACCGCGTCATCAACATCTGTTCTGGAGCCCTCAACAATGCCGCCGCCAAGAAGTACGATCTGGAGGCATGGTTCCCTGGCTCCGGTGCATTCCGCGAGCTTGTTTCGTGCTCGAATTGCACGGACTACCAGGCCCGCAGTGTTAACTGCCGCTTCGGCCCGAATACAAAGGGCAGCACGGCGAACAACACAAAGGAATACTGCCACATGCTGAACGGCACCCTCTGCGCTGTCACTCGCACAATGTGCTGCATCTGCGAAAACTACCAGACCGAGGAAGGCATCGTCATCCCCGAGGTTCTGCGCCCCTTTATGATGGGGACAGAGATGCTCAAGTTCCCGGCAGAAGCTCCTGCGGGCGAGAAGGCGTAA